A portion of the Manihot esculenta cultivar AM560-2 chromosome 2, M.esculenta_v8, whole genome shotgun sequence genome contains these proteins:
- the LOC110608858 gene encoding uncharacterized protein LOC110608858 has protein sequence MFTEDDDDDNGQEDIGSESRYYNTQFSNPIVPVVHPPPYAEIDFDLLRVNPYDKSEGRYFWDPSKEFSVGMIFSSRDAVVAAAKEYHLRHHHQFCYHEMREKTYSIKCKDKDSGYAWRLRASKKEWENIWKIMRYNGPHTCTNPQLTKNHCQLDENFISSFIFALIEQQPDIKIVALQAEVRDKFEYESSYQKIWKAKQKAIARLYGGWDESYSHLRRFMTALHHFNPETVYMIEDNPHWINERLNPMCCIFDHMFWAFKQSIKGFKHCRPVISIDGTFLYGKYTGCILCATALDGNNQLFPLAFAIVDKEDDRHAGILKAMQKDWWQPPSGHYRYCIRHVLNNYNKTLKNATIKEALRKAANENQKRNFYDAMNNIRKVHPESYDWAIKINLEKWTRSHDGGQRYGVMTTNMAESLNGMMKGFRALLITAMVEKIFFQCVHYFDTRRTRFLDQQSRGYVFNQYCSDTLRANAIKANGHRVRRFNSQTMVYEISIANGRQKQVVKLMDQTCTCGKFQEIRIPCSHAIAVCMSHSIDYGQFVSDYYKLDRTIQCYDYTFYPLGHPDYWPAAVDFLLCLTFLEQGRRDDRGPLEYVMRWTGGQTK, from the exons ATGTTTactgaggatgatgatgatgataatggtCAGGAGGATATTGGGAGTGAGTCTCGATATTACAACACACAATTTTCTAATCCTATTGTGCCTGTTGTTCATCCTCCTCCGTATGCAGAAATAGACTTCGATTTGCTGAGGGTGAATCCTTATGATAAGTCAGAAGGTCGTTACTTTTGGGATCCTTCTAAAGAGTTTTCAGTTGGGATGATATTTTCTTCGAGAGATGCAGTGGTTGCGGCTGCAAAAGAATATCATCTAAGACATCACCATCAATTTTGTTATCATGAAATGAGGGAGAAGACGTATTCTATAAAGTGTAAAGACAAAGACAGTGGATATGCATGGAGGCTTCGAGCATCCAAGAAAGAATGGGAGAATATATGGAAAATTATGAGATACAATGGACCGCACACATGTACAAATCCTCAGTTGACAAAAAACCATTGCCAATTGGATGAGAATTTCATTTCTTCATTCATATTTGCATTAATTGAACAACAGCCTGATATAAAAATTGTTGCCCTACAAGCTGAAGTGCGGGATAAATTTGAGTACGAGTCGTCTTATCAGAAAATATGGAAAGCTAAGCAGAAGGCAATTGCACGGCTTTATGGGGGTTGGGATGAATCATACAGTCATTTGCGTAGATTCATGACTGCTCTTCATCATTTTAACCCAGAAACAGTATACATGATCGAAGATAATCCACATTGGATAAATGAGCGATTAAATCCGATGTGTTGTATATTTGACCATATGTTTTGGGCTTTTAAGCAATCGATTAAGGGATTTAAACATTGCCGACCTGTTATCTCAATCGATGGAACATTCTTGTACGGAAAATACACCGGGTGTATACTGTGTGCAACCGCACTTGATGGAAATAATCAACTATTTCCATTAGCTTTTGCCATTGTTGATAAGGAGGACG ATCGCCATGCTGGAATTCTTAAGGCGATGCAGAAAGATTGGTGGCAACCTCCATCTGGTCATTATCGTTACTGCATCAGACATGTTCtgaataattataataagaCATTAAAAAATGCAACAATAAAGGAAGCGTTGCGCAAGGCAG CAAATGAAAATcagaaaagaaatttttatgATGCAATGAACAATATTCGGAAGGTGCACCCAGAATCATACGATTGGGCAATTAAGATAAATTTAGAGAAATGGACGAGATCGCACGATGGTGGACAGAGGTATGGCGTGATGACAACGAACATGGCAGAATCACTAAATGGCATGATGAAAGGATTTCGGGCGTTGCTAATAACGGCAAtggttgaaaaaatatttttccagtGTGTCCATTATTTTGATACGCGGAGGACAAGATTTTTGGATCAACAAAGTAGAGGCTATGTTTTCAATCAGTATTGTAGTGACACACTGCGTGCTAATGCAATTAAAGCAAATGGACATAGAGTCCGGCGGTTCAATAGTCAGACAATGGTTTACGAAATCAGTATTGCAAACGGGAGGCAAAAGCAAGTGGTCAAACTCATGGATCAAACATGCACTTGTGGCAAATTTCAGGAGATAAGAATACCATGTTCTCATGCTATTGCTGTATGCATGTCACATTCAATTGACTACGGACAATTTGTATCTGACTATTATAAATTGGATCGTACAATCCAATGTTACGACTACACGTTCTATCCTCTTGGACATCCTGACTATTGGCCTGCAGCAGTGGACTTTCTCTTGTGCCTGACATTTCTAGAACAAGGAAGAAGGGACGACCGAGGTCCTCTAGAATACGTAATGAGATGGACTGGAGgtcaaacaaaataa